The Phragmites australis chromosome 13, lpPhrAust1.1, whole genome shotgun sequence DNA window CCCGGAAAGCCAGTGGTTCAAGCTCGTGAGCAGCACGAGGGCCGTGGTCACCGGGAACATGCTCGCGCAGCTGCCCCTCAAGCTCAAGAACTGGAAGATTAGGTCGTTTTGATCCTAGGCTTCCACATGACCAAGAGAATTGTACGTGAGCTCAAGCTCAACACGTAAACTGTAGCACGTCCTAGAACGACGGGAGGAAGAAACACAAATACTGCCCTCGAGCTAGAGCAGTGGTCTTGAGGTAGTAAGTGATAAGCATTTGAGCACACACTTGTCCATGCCTTCCTTAGGTAACTGTCAGGAAATAATCTCTCTTCGGTAATGACTAATGAGTTTATAGAGCACTGCTTTCACAAGTTCATGTTGCGACAGAATCAGAATGGACCTTTGTTGAATTGTTCTTTTTGCAACTGTGTCTATCAGATTACAGCAGTCCAAATGACGACACAACAAAATACACAAGGCACAATTCTAATTGAAAACAATAAAATGCACAGCACACAAGAACAACAGAACATCACTTGTTGGCTTCTTTCAGAATTTTATCTCTGTGCACGCGTAATGgttatggaaaaaaaattcacggCATTGCATTGAGGGGCATCAGAATCAGAAAACAAAGGGTTCAGGAAGCTCTGTAGAGAACCTCGATGTGTCTCAGGTTGTTGTGGGACGAACGGTAGGGAAGATCAAAAGCTAGCAGGCCATCCTCTGTATAACTGAACTCTACCTCCTCTTCATCAACTCTACAAAGCTCCGGCCTGGTGGCTGAATAAGCACCGAACCGCCCTGGCCCTCGGCATTTGATATGAACTGTACTAGCTGAAGAATCAGCTGTGCTTGAAACATCGTCAAGTGCGCCACCGGAGTTGAACATGTTGATCAGTCCAAGAGGAGCAAACTGAACAGCTTCACTGAAAACCTGGTGTAAGAAACAGAGCATTTCTGTAAGAAATAAAATTTACAGTGTTTAACACATGCAAGAAGGGAAGTGAAAGGATACAAATCTGACCCTTATTGGTGAAATGGTATAGATCTCAAATGTCATAGTAGACAATGAAACCTCCAAACTTTGGTGCTTCTGAAGCCTTGAAAGACAACCTGGAAGCCGAAACAGAATGTTAATCAATCGTCATGGTGTTGCGGTGAGCTGAGAGCTTTAACTGTTAAGAAGTaacatgcaggtgatgaaaaACTTACATGAATTGAAAGCATATACTGCAGTCTCTCCATTCCAGTTACCACAAGCTATCTCCTCAAGGGAATCTACATCTGATGGCAAGAGATGGCCAGTGATGTCGATGTTAGTAGGAGCATAAGCAATTTCTTTCACTGGCCAAACCCACTGTCCAGCTCCCTGACAATTGAACACTCCGATGACACCAGAGAAATTGTTCAAGTTCCATATTTTCAGTAGACTGCCACAAGAGTTCATGGATTAGTACTCTCTGAGAACAGCTTAGTGACAAGTGGGAGAGCTATGTTGGTGCTTATACCTTTTGCCATCCATGACTGGATCATTGAACAAACAATCACGTGTAGGACGACCAGCATACCTTGCTCTTAGGATCGAGCCATCTGGTAGAACAAGCTTTTTGAGAATATTGAAATTGTGGACTCCGGGTTTGTCGCTGCATACCATAACGAAAAGAAATGTCTGATGAACTTGTGTGTTTTGGTCCATcacaactgaaaaaaaaaattctacaaacTTCACCTGACATAAACACCACCTCCACTCAGTGCTCTTGCTGCTCCATGAAATTCTGCTGATTCATGCTTGCTCTTCAGAAGCAAGGAAGAAAATTAGATGGACTGAACTATAGCAATTTGGCTAAACAAGCTACTggacattaaaaaaaaacttacatgAAACATATCCCAGTCAGGTATAAAGATTTCTCCCAACAAAAAACTATTAAATGCCACAGAAGCGATGTGCAGAGTTTGCCGTGTTGGTTCCTGAGGCATGAAATCTTCTGAGGCTCTAGCAACTGCACTCTTCAAGGCACTACAAAGAACCAAGAATCATGTCAGATTCTATCTACATAGTAGCTCATATTTTTCACAGCTAGAGACATGCTACCTAAAGATGCTGTCTGAATTGTGACTCATGCAGCAGATTAGGTTGTTCCTTTTGAAGTTCTGAGTAACAGATTCCTCAAGAGCCTGCTGATACTTTCGAGTTAATGCAACACGGCCACCTAATCCACGCCCGAGAGTTTCCAACACGTTCTGCACATCAACCTTCACACCATCCACACCCACACTAGAAAGGTAGCTGTGCTGATCATTGTAGAACTCATATATATTGGCAGGATCAATGATACCCAGTCCAAATTTCTCCAAGCTGTCCATGGCTATATCCCTCAAATTCGCAACATTACCCGGAGATTGGACTGGGTAAACAAGCTTTGGATTGTACTTCTTCATGACATCAGATGTTGCTAGGACGCCTCCCCAATACCCAGGTAAAGCGTGCCACATGTATACGTACCTGTAGTTTCATATGCGGCATTTTATTCAGTAAAAATTATAAAGATTTAATTATCATAGAACTAGTATTTGATAAGAAACAAGTACTTGACTCCATGTGTTTCTTTGATTTTCTTGATAAGGTTTCCGAGATTCTTGCAGGCTTCTCCCCTAAACTTATGATTCTCCTTCAGATCAATCAGCCTCTCCGCAAACCTGTCATATTGCAATGCCAATCAGGAACTGATGAGGTGCACATTTTTATGGGTCATCGAAGGATGGAACACTAACACGGTCTGTTCAAGGAGGGCTTCGTCATCGAATTCGTTAATTGTTTCCTGCCAACCATCATCTATAATCAGAAACCTTGGCGGTGCACCTCCCTCACACAAACTATGAAACAAGAAATGCATCATAGGTAAGTGATAACTATAAAATGAAAAACGCCCTTCTGTATTCTCATCTAATACAGTATGACATTAACAAGTGTGTGAAAAGAAAACGTACAAAATCAGTTCTTGTATACCTACCTTTTAAGGCCCTCCTCAATCCCTACCGGGTTAACAGCTTTGTAAAATGCATCCCAAGTGCACCACCCAAACCAGTCCAAAATTGGAGGGATCTGAAATTTGTGATGAATTTAAGCATGAGTTgagaaaaaacaaataaacgTTGAGGTGCCAAGACTAATGGCATTAGCAAATTAGGTGACATAAACATGGAACTGGATAGGTTTACCTCCTTGTCCTCTATATGATTGAAAGTTCCTTTGATCTTGGATAGCATCCTAATTAAAGAAATGATTACGCAAGTGAGCCACCTATACAAAGAACAAAAAAGCCATATCCTTGTAGTTACATTAAGACTTAAGATTATCGCATTACTTGATGGACTCCTTCATAAGCTTGAAAGGGTTATCCCCTGAGTTGATGAACACTGCATCATCTGCTTCCATCGTCTGGACCTTAGGATCACCTACCAAGTACCAACAGTCCACCGTTTTCGCTCTCAGAAATCCCAACCAAAAACCCAAGCTTTGCACATTTTGATGCAAGTGAGTACTTAAACGTTATAAAATTCAGTATGTCGCAGCTGACAAAACATACCGCTCTCGAAGCAGAACTGCAGCTCGTCCTCGGGGCTCCCCTGGAGACTGGCCCTGAAGCCGCTGTCTAGAACCGGCAGCATCAGCGCGTACATCGCACTCCCCTCCGCCTCCGCAGAACCCgcctcatcaccggaccttgACTCCAAGAGCAGCATCTGCGTCTCCGCCGGCACGCCCGCCGCGCCGGCGCCCGTGGCCGGGACCATCCACCAGATCTTGAACCTGAACAGGGACAGCCACCTCCACCCCCTGCACCGCACCGACCCAAGACTCAAACCTCATCGACCACGAATCGGCGGTGCGTGATGTTACGAGAACTTACTTGACCAGGGTGCCGATGGAGAACACGTGGCGGCTGGACGGCGCGTCGGCCTTGGCGCCGACGAAGGCGGCGCGCAGGGCGGTGTCGGCGTCCTTAACGCCGGCCGGGCGGAGGGAGACGTTGGGTGGGACGCGGGCGAGGAGCTCCCGCCCGCCGACCAGCAGGGACCCATGCTCGAGCTGCGCCATCTTCCGCGACGGGGGCGTGACGGTGCTGGGAGGCTGCCGGCATTGCGCGGCCGGGGAGGCGTGGGGCGAGTTCTTATACTGCGGAGAAGAAGGCCGGAGAGAGCACCGCGAGGTCAGCATCAGCCTCGTCATCGCCATGTACGAAACGTTGAACTCGCGTGCTTGGATAAGCTAAAGTATTAGTCACGTGAGGACGTGGGGTATCGCGTGAGAGTGAGACGTGGAGAAGGTGAAGGGAAGACGGGAAGCAGGAACGATCTCGAAGCTGTCGCGTGGCTTTTGCTCTGCGACTGCAACCGCGGAACCGCCGACGCTTGGTGTTACGTCCCCGGGTACTCCGGCAGACGGAGATCAGGACGATCTTGAAGCGAGGACTGGACATGGCGCCACGGCCCAACCGAAGACGGGCCGCGCGAGGAAGCCTACAAGTCTGTACCCTGATGCGGTGTGGGCCAAATGAGAGGTGACAGGATGGGTATTTAGAGAGAGTGGCAGATAATTATGATCAAATCTCTTGTACCTTAATagttccttctcttcttcttcggtTCTTCCTCCGTTCTCTTATCTTCTTCCTCTTAAACTCTCATCTCTGTAAGAACTTAGAGAGATTAACCTTAGCAATACACTTAAGTGAAGTAGGAGGTAATAATTGATATCAGAGCACAAGTTGATCCTAGCGGAGCTACTGGATTACCTGGTGTGTTCGCGGTACCTGACGAGGGAGCAAAGGAGCTACCAGATGGCCGAGTTGAAGACCTCCAACATCGCAATCCTGTAGTCGGTGGAGGAGATGAGCCCGGTAGTCCGAACATTGACGGGCTGGAAGACATAaatggaggcggcggtgggagAGCTGCGGATCGAGATGAAGGAGCTAAAGGCGCAGATGCAACAACTGGGCGCCGGCGCGCGGTGGATCATCGACCCCCTCTACTCCAACTCCCGCCACATCTGAAGCGCTTGGATGATCCACGATCTGCGTATGAGGGCAACAACCTCGGGTCGATTGGCCATGGCATCGACACACCTCACCGGGGGAAGGAATTGGGGATTTTTTTCCCAATCCGCCTCCGGTCAAGGGTATGAACAGCCTAACTGATCCTTTCCATTCCCTCACAACCTTATGATTCACTATCTTGttgctgggggggggggttctagGGCTTATCATCATGCTCTTTCTCGCAAGGATTTTCCACCATTTGATGGGGACGGGCCCAAATCTTGGAAAATCATATGTGAAGCATGTTTTCGCATTCCACCCGATATTTGGGTTAGTATTGCAACAATGCATTTTAGTCGTAGTGATGCACTTTGGTTACAGTCCAATCACTTCCATCTCACACTATCGGATTGGGATCAATTTCTCCAAGCCATTATAGACAAGTTTGTCAAGGATGAATTCCAGCAATCTTTATGCCAATTTACACTTCTCCGACAAAATGCATCAGTAGCTGAATACGCTGATCGTTTTGATTCCTTGATGCATACTTTGCTAGCACATCACGCATTTTGGGAGCCTAGTTTCTTTGTGACTCAGTTCCTTAGTGGCCTCCGTGATGACATTAGAGCAGCAGTTATTTTGCACCGCCCACAAATAATAGATGTTGTGTCTCTTTCATTGTTACAGGAGGAGGTCGTGGAGGCCAGTCGAACTGCACTGTCTTTACCCTTGCCGCTAGGCGACCATGGGCGAATTGGTTCCGGCGATTGCCCAGACAATCACCGCGGCACAAAGGGtctgtttattttagctttgaattgtggctttcagcttttacaatccgaagctgaaacaaacagacagcttttggttatagttttttaaaatctgctggttggattgagggaatctgagaagctggtttttctcagcttttgatagattgtgaaagttcattttactaaactgaCCATTAAAgatttttagaatctacaatctaaaagctggattatgaaaAGTTTTTAagttgtagattctaaaaaaaaattatgaacagtttagtaaaatggactttcacaatctatcaaaaactaagaaaaatcaacttctcagattcccacaattcaaccagcagattttaaaaagctataactaaAAGCTgtatgtttgtttcagtttcaaattgtaaaagctgaaagccacaatccaaagctgaaacaaacagagtcTAAGACAGCCAAGGCAGATATGGCAGATGACAGATGGCTTCACTCAAGGCCTACGGTCGAGCACGAGGTCTCTGCTACAGGTGCCAAAAAAAGTGGTCTCCCGAACACAAATGTGCCTCTACCGTTCAGCTACAAGTAGTGGAAGAGCTGCTAGATTACCTTGAGCCGGAGAATCAATCAGAGCCAGTTCAGGATACTTTGGAGGTGGAGGACAATGCAGAAACTGAAATGCTCATGACAAAATCCAAGGAAGTTGTCAAATGCTTGGAAGCACCGAAAACGATCAGATTGCAAGGCCATATTCAGAAGCGCTCTATATTAACGCTGGTGGACTCATGCAGTTCAAATTGTTTCATCAATGAAGAGCTCGCTAGTCAGTTATCAGGTGTGGTCACGACAACAAGACCAGTTACAATCAAAATTACGGATGGCGGCACATTGTTCTGTCAAAAATCATTATTCGCTTTCCATTATCGATGAGTTGCTAGACGAGCTAGCAGGTGCGAGTGTAATAcctgaaaaatttcagaaatttAGAAGTTGACCGCGGGACCCGTGAGGGATGCAAAATGTTACTTTTTAATTTGTAGCTTCGATGGACGATCAGAGACCGTGGAtatgtagatctcatcgagatgattctattttgCTATCAAACGTCCTGTTTGGACACTCGGTGAAACCGTAGCGAGCCTAATAAATCTAGACCGTtggatgagaaaaataaaaaaagaaagagggtGGGTGGGTGGGATCAGTCGTCACCCCTGATCCCACCCATTCAGCAGGCACTCGACCACCTCCCTCAAACCCTAGTCGCTCGCTACCCGGTGCTGCCCACCGCCCTAACGTGTGCCCACCTGTCGTCAGCCTCCCTATCAGGCCACCGTCGCCCGCTGCCATCTCAGGTCGACTCAACCGCCGCCACTTGTCGCGCCTAGCCACCACTGTCGCCTGGCCTCCCATCGCGCCTCCCAGCCATCGGTCGTCGACCGGTGGGCACATGGGCGGGAGCAGGGGTGTGGGTGGTCTTGGAAGAAGGGATCGGCGaggcaagcaagaagaaagaagaagaaggaggaggaggaggaggaaagatgAGGGGTTTTTGCGAGAATCGCTGAATCCGTCGTCGATTCAACTTCCTCACCATGAAGGTGACTTTAATTAGTCCTTAGAGGCTTGTAAATGTGTGGGGGCGATCGATTCCGTCATTGGATTAGTGCTTCGATGATTCATTTAGCGTGCAACAAATAATTTGGAATTGAGGTTTAATTAGTGCCGGTTTCGACCATATGGTTAACACGAAAGCTGTATATCTTGTCGATATCTTTTTGATAGTACCGATCTTGTTCATTTTGGACGAGTGGTTTATGAGTAATTGTTAAAACAATGTTGTCATCCGTTGAGAGTTAATCCGTGCGCTGTTTTTGTTGTTCAGCTTTCAACCTCATTAGAGGAAGTTCTCGCTCGACATCTTGCAAGTAAAGTGGTAGATGTTTCTCCGTCGATTTTGATATCGCCTTGTATGTGGTGTTTTCGAGCGTAGGAGCATGCCTCCTTTTGCTTTGTTATTGCGGTGTTTTGGTGCTAATTTACACACTTATTCAGGTGGTGCCGCTTCGGGACATAGCTAGTTCCTACCTTCGtcgtcgatgaaggcaagtgaatgtagcggATACTACGCTTTAACTTATTATTTAGTTACCTCTATATTTTAATTGGCGCACTTACTAATAGTTTATTAAATGAAATGTGAATGTGCTACTTACTTTACGCGTTTTGAAGATTGGATGATTTTCCCTAGATTAAGAGGTAAAGGAAGTGGGTTAGGTCTTCTCTCTTGTAGCTGTTTATATTCCTCGTATGCGAAACATGACGTATATGCCTATGTTGGAAGTTATGCCTTTTGATTATGCGTAAGCTTGTTGCCTTAATATTTACTCTTtctgaagtttacttgattcttgagttaTGAAGTGCATGAAGCAAGCTTTGTCGCTTTGTAGTTACTTGATTCATTCATTATAGTATGTGATTCTTGAGTTAATTGATTCATTCATTATAGTATGTCATTATGAAAGTATTATGCATATCTTataagttatgttgttggttatgcatgaaGCATATCATAAGCATAGCACATTGCATTGGAAGTTTTTGTCGCCGTCTTATGGTAGTGGCCGGTATAGCGTTGTACGTTGCCCGTAGAGGGGTAGTGTACACACCCTTATGTTGCCTGTGGAGAGATAAGGGTGAGGAAGGGCATGATATATGCATTCATACGAATGTTTACACTTTAATTGCTTCGATGCCGTTCTTATATTGCAAGGATGTCTTTAATACCATTTTGGAGGATAATGATATGGTGAATCATAGCTAGCAGACGATAGTATGTAGTTGTTGTTGTCATTTTTTGTCAAGCTTAATCATGTTTCCAGATGTTGATAACCTATTcagtttctattttttttattaaagatgATTGCTTAATCAACTGTagctaaatagcttgttaaaacaattaacttgctgagatttttgaatctcacctTTGCTATCTGTCTAGGTGCGCTGTGAGGTGATGGCGAGCATGCGGGATGCATAGCTGCATGTCATTTGTACAATCACTTTCATCTTTTGGTTTATCTGTCGTGATATCGTTTTGGTGTTTTGTAGgtgcttttgttgtatagttgaCCCATCGTGGTAATTTTGTATGATGAAGGTTTGTCCCTCATTTGCTAGGAGTTATATATTGCTAGTGTGCTGAGatataaaatattatctatCTCTGTGTGTGATGATGGTAGTTATACCTTCGGTTACAAGGGATGTGTtgccgatttttttttaaggttCGGCGGTCTTGTGGGTGGGATTTAGTAGCACTCCGGGCTTATGACGGTCCCTGGGGTGTTGCAGTGAGTTAGTTCACGAGCCTGGACCTTCGCGCCGACTACCATCAGATTCGCATGGAGCCAGCGGACGAGATGAAGATCGTGTTCAAAACGCATCACGGGCACTACAGATTCAAGGTGATGCCGTATGGATTGACGGGGGCGCATACCACATTTCAAGGTACTGTGAACACAATTTAGGCTCCACTGCTCCgaaagggggtactcgtgttaTTGACACGATTTACACGAGCACATTGGGCGAGCACGTGGACATGCTGAAGAAGGTGCTTCTCATATTGGTGGACAACAAGCTGCATATCAAAAGATTCAAATGCGATTAGCGAGGCGGGTGTTGCGACAAATGTGAAGAACATATCTGTCGTGGCTCAGTGGTAGCAACCCAATTCCATGAAGGAAGCGCGGGGATTTCTTGGTTTGGCCGGCTATTACAAGAAATTCGTGTGTAATTTTGGGATCATCAGCTGACCACTCACGGATTTGCTAAAGAAACACTCGGTATTTCACTGGACAGCACTGGAAGAGGAGGCATTCCATTCACTGCAGAGTGCATTAATCTCTGCATCCGTGCTTGCGTTACCAGACTTCAACAGGACCTTCGTGCTGGAAATGGATGCGTCCGACAAAGGCATCGACGCGGTGCTTATGCAGGAGGGTCACTCATTGGCGTATTTGAGCAAGGCTTTGGGGCCGAAACATCAGTTGTTGTCGACTTACGAGAAGGAAAGTTTGGTAGTACTGATGGCGGTAGATCACTGGAGATTGTATCTGCAGAATGGAGAGTTCGTTATACGCACTGATCAGCGCAGCCTCATCCACTTGCAAGATCAGCGGCTTACAACTCCATGGCAGCAGAAAGCTACAGCAAAATTGCAAGGCCTCCAATATCAGATCATCTACAAGAAGGGTAGTGACAATACAGCCATGGATGCCTTATCCAGAAGCAATTTGACATCGGGGGTGCAATTGGCAGCAATCTCTTCATCTGTGCCCACTTGGATTACGGAGATTACAACATGTTATCAAGAGGATGTGGTGGCTCAATAATTGATCACCAAACTCAGTATGAACCCTTCTGTTGTCCCCAATTTTCAATTACATGATGGTGTCCTCAGGTATCAGGGAAGGATCTAGGTGGGGCATAACACAGCAATGCAATGTTCCATTTTACAAGCTCTCCATTCCAGTGCGCGAGGAGGCCACTCGGGCATTCAAGCCACTTACAGCCGGGTGAGGAAATTGTTCACCTGGCTGGGCTTGAAGAAGCAAGTGACTGAATTTATTGAGGAGTGTCAGACTTGCAAGCAAGCGAAGCCAGAGCGGGTGCGTTACCCAGGTCTCCTACAACCATTGCCCGTGCCTGAGTGTGCTTGGAAAATTGTCTCCTTAGAGTTCATTGAGGGATTGCCTAGATCGGTGGGATTCAACAATATCTTGGTGGTTGTTGACAAATTGACATGGTATGCCCATTTTATACCGCTATCTCACCCTTACACCGCATGAAAAATTGTGCAGACATACGTGAACAATATCTACAAGCTCCACAGGCTTCCTCAATCGATGATATCGGATCGCCACTGCATCTTCACAAGCTCTCTCTAGAAGGACTTGTTCAAATTGGCGGGCGTTCAATTGACGATGAGTTCCTGCCTATCATCCGCAAATGGATGGCCAGACGGAGAGGCATATTTGAGATCCTTTGTTCATTCGTGCCCCAACAAATGGCATGCGTGGCTCGCGCTGGTGGAGTTTTGGTACAACAACTCCCCACATTTTGCTCTCGGTTGCTCACCATtcaaagctctctatggccacAACCCAAGGCATTTTGGCATTGCAGACTCATATGTGTGTGTATCACCTGAGCTGGTGGAATGGACCAAAGAGCGCAAACTCCGCATTGATCTGCTGCAACACCATCTCCATCGAGCTTGCCAAAGGATGAAGCATCAGGCGGACTGGGGCCGCTCTGAGCGCTCGTTCCAACTTGGCAACTGGGTGTTCCTGAAGTTGCAGTTGTACGTTCAATCCTCCGTCTTTGATCGTGCTAATCGTAGGCTGGCATTTCATTTCTTTGGCCCGTTTCAGGTGTTGCAACGGATTGGAGAAGTGGCGTACAAATTGCAATTGCCAGAGTCCAGCCGCATCCATCCGGTGATTCACGTGTCTTAATTGAGGCGCGCGAACCCGCCGGCAACATTAACTCCGGTGACCTTACCAGAACCAGAGGTGGATGACACGCCTCCGCCACAACTAGAGCAAATTATGCTCACACGTCTGCACCAACTGGGGTCCAAAAGCGGTGGAGCAGGTCCTAATCAAATGGACCGGACAACCGGCGTCGCTGATGACATGGGAGCACTTGCCCGAACTCCGCCACTGTTTCCCGCGAGCACCTGTTTGGGGACAAGCCGGTTCTGAAGATAGGGGGAATGTTACGTCCCCAGGTACTCCTGAAGCAGCTGACGAAAGCAATGGAGCAGGACATGATCTTGAAGCGAGGACTGGACATGGTGCCATGGCCCAACGGAAGACGGGCCACACGAGGAAGCCCGTAAGCGTGTACCCTGATACGGTGTTGGCCAAATGAGAAGTGTCAGGATCGGTATTTAGAGGgaggctgagggagagagaggcaaaCAATTATGATCAAACCTCTTGTACCCTAACAGTTCCTTCCCTTATTCTATTCTTCCTATGTTCAAACCTTTTGTTTTTCCTCTTAAACTCTCGCCTCTGTAAGAACTTGGGAGAGATTAACGTGAGCAATATATTCAAGTGAAGTGGGAACGTAACACTTGGGAGCTGGAAAACGCTCGTCAGAAGTCGCGGATTCTTCGCTTCGCACCTGGCCCGTTGAACATGAAGATTCCAACGAAAATTCATTTGCTTTGAGATTCATACCGGAGGataggtgaaaaaaataatgaagCAGATAAGAGAATAAACGAATGGATGAGTATCAGATAGGAAAAGTGAACGGTCGAGATAGACCGTGTGTGCATAGGGATGCGGAGTTGCATTTCCCTTGTATGTATTGCTCCTTCGCCGTTGACTAGTCCCAGGATAGGAGTTCGCTTGTGTGGCGGGGTTCGGTGTTCTCCTCCAGCGGATGTGGCACGCCACGTAAGATTGGAGGCTGGTGACGATAGTTGTATTTTGGAAAGGTGGTGCTAGTTTCCGAGTTCCGGCTAGCACAACAACTAGAAATTCTGTTTCGCACGCGTGAGCGGTGCGTTGCTCGCGCCTCCCCCGACGGGCCCACTTCCatttttggaaaaagaaatcGAAAACTTTTCCTTTTGAGCAAACTTTTCTTATTAacttttacttaaaaaaatttctcaaaacttttctcGTTAATTTTTTCAGACAATTTGTTCAAATAACTTATTCggaaaacttttccaaaaataaaaaaacgtgGGAaggaaaattttctaaaaaaggaaaagtcAGAGGGGCTATCTGAAAAGTTGCTACTTCTGTCCCTTGCGCGTGCGAATTAGCCTTGTCCCACAGCAACGGAGGTACCGGACGCGACGCGACGGAATCGCCTCTGCAGTGACCGTCGCCGCGCACCGCCGCCGATGCCTCACGAGCCACCCATCGGTGCGTGATGAAGTTGTGGATGACTGGTTCGCTCGCAGCCTCGCACGG harbors:
- the LOC133888118 gene encoding probable galactinol--sucrose galactosyltransferase 2; the encoded protein is MAMTRLMLTSRCSLRPSSPQYKNSPHASPAAQCRQPPSTVTPPSRKMAQLEHGSLLVGGRELLARVPPNVSLRPAGVKDADTALRAAFVGAKADAPSSRHVFSIGTLVKGWRWLSLFRFKIWWMVPATGAGAAGVPAETQMLLLESRSGDEAGSAEAEGSAMYALMLPVLDSGFRASLQGSPEDELQFCFESGDPKVQTMEADDAVFINSGDNPFKLMKESIKMLSKIKGTFNHIEDKEIPPILDWFGWCTWDAFYKAVNPVGIEEGLKSLCEGGAPPRFLIIDDGWQETINEFDDEALLEQTVFAERLIDLKENHKFRGEACKNLGNLIKKIKETHGVKYVYMWHALPGYWGGVLATSDVMKKYNPKLVYPVQSPGNVANLRDIAMDSLEKFGLGIIDPANIYEFYNDQHSYLSSVGVDGVKVDVQNVLETLGRGLGGRVALTRKYQQALEESVTQNFKRNNLICCMSHNSDSIFSALKSAVARASEDFMPQEPTRQTLHIASVAFNSFLLGEIFIPDWDMFHSKHESAEFHGAARALSGGGVYVSDKPGVHNFNILKKLVLPDGSILRARYAGRPTRDCLFNDPVMDGKSLLKIWNLNNFSGVIGVFNCQGAGQWVWPVKEIAYAPTNIDITGHLLPSDVDSLEEIACGNWNGETAVYAFNSCCLSRLQKHQSLEVSLSTMTFEIYTISPIRVFSEAVQFAPLGLINMFNSGGALDDVSSTADSSASTVHIKCRGPGRFGAYSATRPELCRVDEEEVEFSYTEDGLLAFDLPYRSSHNNLRHIEVLYRAS